In the Burkholderia multivorans ATCC BAA-247 genome, CGAACCACGGACTGACCGTCCAGTGGAACGCACCGATCGCAACGCCGAGCAGACCGTAGAGGATCAGCGCGGTATCCCAAGGATTCGCCTGCTGCGCGCCGAGATTGACGACTTCATCGGACGGCGAGCGCCACGACAACGCGATCGCGTCGCGATGCCCGCTGCAGCGGCCGCACATGTGACAGGCGGCGGCGCCCTTCATGTTGCGCAGCGGCACGAGCGGCGCGCAGTTGATCGGAATCACGCGGTGCCCGTGCTCGCCGTTCTTGTACGAGCGGCGCCACGCTTCCTCGTCGACCTTGTAGCGCATCGGCGCGAGCCGAGCGAGCAGCCCGAACACGCCGTTGACGGGGCACAGGTATTTGCACCACACGCGCTTCTCGCGACCGTACAGCAGCCCGATCACGATGGCGGCGGCCGTCGAGCCGCCGAGGACGAGCAGCACGGCAAGCGGATACTGATACACGCTGACCATCTGGCCGTAGATCGTCGTGATCCCGAACGCGACGAACGGCCAGCCGCCCCACCGCATCCAGCGCGGGATGGCGCGCCCGCGGCCGAAGCGGCTTGCATACTCGGCCAGCGCGCCCTCGGGACACAGCACGCCGCACCAGACGCGGCCGAGCATCACCATCGACAGCAGCACGAACGGCCACCAGATGCCCCAGAACACGAATTCCGCAGCGAGCGTCAGGTTGCTCCAGAGATGCGCAGAATCGTCCGGCAGCGGCGTGATCGCCGGCACGATGATCAGGAACGCATAGACGGCGACGACGACCCACTGGATGCCGCGAATCAGCGCCCCGTGGCGCTGCATCCAGTGGCCGGCCTGCGCGAGCCGGCCCGGCTTTGCTGCTGCGACGACACTCATGCCGCGCGACCCGCTGCGACGGCCGGGCGACGGCTCGCACGCTTCATCAGCAGCCACACGACCGCCCAGTACAGCGCATAGGCGATCAGGTTCGTCAGCGCCGGGTGCGCGCGATAACCGGTCAGCGTCGCGACGAGCGAGCCGAACGTGCCGGAATCGTCGAGGATCGCCGACGTATCCCACACCTGCGAGATGCCGAGCGGCAGGATTTCCTTGTCGATCAGCTTGTCGACGCCGGTCTCGAACAGGCCCGCGCCGAGGAACAGCAGCATCACTTCGGTCACGCGGAAGAAGTGCCGCCACGAGAAGTACTTGCCGCCGAGCTGCAGCAGGTAGAAGGTCAGGAACGCGAGGCCCAGGCCGATCACGACCGCGAGCATCTGGCTGCCGTCGACATGGCCGGACTGGCCGAAGCCGAGGCCGTACAGGAAGATCACCGTCTCGCTGCCTTCACGGGCGATCGCAAGCGCGACCAGCACCGCGACGCCCCACCAGTTCGAATCGCGCGTGCTTTGCTGGAGCGACTGCTCCATGTCGCGCTTCAGCGTGCGTCCGTGCCGGCGCATCCACAACACCATCTGCACGATCAGCACGCAGGCGATCAGCACCATCGCGGTCTGGAAATAGTCCTGCGCGTCGCCCGACAGCACTTCGGTGAACCCGACGAGCGCGGCGCCGAGGCCGACCGCCATCAGCAGGCCCACGACGACGCCGGTCCACAGGAAAGGCAGGCCGCGGCGCGCGTCGGCGTCGCCGTTCTTCAGCCATGCATACAGAATGCCGACGACGAGCAGCGCTTCGACGCTCTCCCGCCAGACGATGAACAAGATCTGACCCATCGATACCTCCTGACGTGCGAGCGGCGCATCCGCGCGCCAGCACGCAGACAAAACGTTACTTCGCGACGATCACACCCTGCGCCTGCTGGTGGAAATCGTCGAAAAACTTGTATTCGCCCGGCGACAGCGGGGCGACGACCACGAACGAATCGGCACCCGGCGCGAGCACCTTCTCCTTGCGCAGTTGCACGCTCTCGAATTCGGCGGCGCCCTTGCCGGTGTTCTTGATCTCGATCTTGAAACGCTGGCCGGCCGGAACTTCGATCCGGGCCGGATTCAGCTTGCCGTCCGCCATCTCGAGCTTGAACGTCGGCAAGTCGGCTGCGTACGTCGCGCCGGCGAGCCACATTGCGGCAACGGCGGCGACGATTTTCTGGGGAAATTTCATCGTGGGTTCTCTACGCCGACGGCGCGCCCGAAGCGCGCCGTCCGTGACCGATCAATACCCGCCCTTCTTGCCGATGCCGGCGAACGGGAAGTCGTATTCGAGCGTGATCGGCTTGAACCACGGGCCGACACCGGTTTCCTTGTCGACGTGGCGGCCGAACGCCATGTGGCCCGACTGCATCGGCGGCTTCACCATCAGCGTCAGGTGGTACTTGCCCGGGCCGTTCAGCTTCACGTTGTCGCCGTAGTGCGGGCCGTCGCTCGCAACCATGCCCATCAGGTCGCCCTCGGCCTTCCACTTCGTGTCGCCCTGCTTCGTCAGCTTGTACGACACCTGCAGATACGGCATCCAGTCGCCTTCCGCGAAGCCGGTCGGGTTGTTCTTCACCGCGTGGATGTCGGCTTCCAGATGGATGTCGGAATCGGACGCCTTGCGCATCATCCCTTCCGGATCCATCGTGATCGGCTGCAGATAGACGGCGCCGATTTCCATGCCGCCCTGAATCTGCTGCTTGCCGATCGGATATTCCGCAGCGCAAACCGACATCGCGGCCAGTGCCGCCGCCACCGCCACCGACGTGCGGATAAACGAAGAACCCAACATGGACACTCCTTGTTTTTGTCTGACAACACGTGCGAAACGCCCGGCCGGACGGCTCGCTGGAAACACTAACGCAACGAAGAACGTTAATGCGAACAATTCTCAATAATTGCGCAGTGTAGCACCGAACCGGTTTCCGAACAAACCGGAACGGCGGCAAACCCCTGATGCGACAAGGCTTACACGGCCGTTACCGGCAGGTTTCAGCAGTGTTGGGAAAGATTTACCGGCCGCCGCTCACGTGATCGCCGACATTCGCGCCGAACACGCGCTCACGCAGCAGCGCAAGCTGATCGCGCGTCGCGGCCGCCTTTTCGAATTCGAGGTTCTTCGCGTAATCGGCCATCTGCTTCTCGAGGCGCTTGATTTCCTTCGCGAGCTGCTTCTCCGACATGTCCTCGAATTTCGCGCGCTGCTGCGCTTCCTTCAGTTCGGCGCGCGCGTCGTCCGCGTTGTAGACGCCGTCGATGATGTCCTTGATGCGCTTGACCACGCCGCGCGGCGTGATGCCCATCTTCTCGTTGTACGCGATCTGCTTCGCGCGGCGCCGCTCGGTCTCGCCGATCGCGCGCTTCATCGACTCGGTCATCGTGTCCGCGTACAGGATCGCCTTGCCGTTCACGTTGCGCGCCGCGCGCCCGATCGTCTGGATCAGCGAACGCTCGGCGCGCAGGAAGCCCTCCTTGTCCGCGTCGAGGATCGCGACGAGCGACACCTCGGGGATGTCGAGCCCTTCGCGCAGTAGGTTGATCCCGACCAGCACGTCGAACGTGCCGAGCCGCAGGTCGCGGATGATTTCCACGCGCTCGACCGTGTCGATGTCGCTGTGCAGATAGCGCACCTTGATGCCGTGATCGGCGAGGAACTCGGTCAGCTGCTCGGCCATCCGCTTCGTCAGCACGGTGATCAGCACACGCTCGCCGGCCTTCACGCGTGCGTTGATTTCGGTCAGCACGTCGTCGACCTGCGAACTCGCGGGCCGCACCTCGATTTCCGGATCGACGAGCCCGGTCGGCCGCACGACCTGCTCCGCGATCTGCCCCGTCACGCGCTGCTCGTAGTCGGCCGGCGTCGCCGACACGAACACGACCTGGCGCATCTTGCGCTCGAACTCGTGGAACTTCAGCGGGCGGTTGTCGAGCGCCGACGGCAGCCGGAACCCGTAATTCACGAGATTTTCCTTGCGCGCGCGGTCGCCGTTGTACATGCCGTTCAGCTGGCCGATCAGCACGTGCGATTCGTCGAGCAGCATCAGCGCGTCGGGCGGCAGGTAGTCGACGAGCGTCGGCGGCGGCTCGCCGGGCGCCGCGCCCGAGAAGTGCCGCGAGTAGTTCTCGATGCCCTTGCAGAAGCCGAGCTCCTGCAGCATCTCGAGGTCGAAACGCGTGCGCTGCTCGAGACGCTGCGCTTCGACGAGCTTGCCTTCGCGGTGGAAGAATTCGAGCCGCTCGCGCAGCTCCTCCTTGATCGTCTCGACCGCGCGCATCACGGTGTCGCGCGGCGTCACGTAGTGCGACGACGGATACACGGTGAAGCGCGGGATCTTCTGGCGCACGCGCCCCGTCAGCGGGTCGAACAGCTGCAGCGTCTCGACCTCGTCGTCGAACAGCTCGACGCGCACGGCCATTTCCGCGTGTTCGGCCGGGAAGATGTCGATCGTGTCGCCGCGCACGCGGAACGTGCCGCGCTGGAAGTCCTGCTCGTTGCGCGTGTACTGCATCGCGATCAGCCGCGCGATCACGTCGCGCTGGCCGAGCTTGTCGCCGGTGCGCAGCGTCAGGATCATCTGGTGGTATTCGGACGGATTGCCGATACCGTAGATCGCCGACACCGTCGCGACGATCACGACGTCGCGGCGCTCCATCAGGCTCTTCGTCGCCGACAGCCGCATCTGCTCGATGTGCTCGTTGATCGACGAGTCCTTCTCGATGAACAGGTCGCGCTGCGGCACGTACGCTTCCGGCTGGTAGTAATCGTAGTACGACACGAAATACTCGACCGCGTTGCGCGGGAAGAACTCGCGGAACTCCGCGTAGAGTTGCGCGGCGAGCGTCTTGTTCGGCGCGAACACGATCGCCGGGCGGCCGAGCCGCGCGATCGTATTCGCCATCGTGAAGGTCTTGCCCGAGCCCGTCACGCCGAGCAGCGTCTGGAATGCGAGACCGTCCTGCACGCCTTCGACGAGCGTGTCGATGGCGGTCGGCTGGTCGCCTGCGGGCGGATACGGCTGATAGAGCTGGAACGGCGACCCTTCGAACCTCACGAATTTGGATTCGTCAAGCGTGTCGCCGATTTCGGCATGGTGTTCTGACATGGAGTGCAGCCGGTGCGGAGGCAAAAAAACTATTCTAGCGCTTCGCGACCGCTCGATCTGCTGCCGCCTCCCGACACGCCGCGCCCGTCCGGCATCGCGATCGGGCACGTCGCTCCGGCGCGAATTCGCTACAATGTCAGGCTGCTGCGCTTCCCGGCGTCGTGCCTGCCCGTGCGGGCGCTGCAGCGTCCGCCTTGCCGGTTGAAAGCCTGACCCTCTTTTTACTACTGCCGAATCATCATGTCGCTCTTCTCCGCTGTCCAGCTTGCTCCCCGCGACCCGATCCTGGGCCTGAACGAAGCCTTCAACGCCGATACGCGTCCGACCAAGGTCAATCTCGGCGTCGGCGTCTACACGAACGAAGACGGCAAGATTCCGCTGCTGCGCGCGGTTCGTGAAGCGGAAAAGGCACGCGTCGACGCCGGCCTGCCGCGCGGCTATCTGCCGATCGACGGCATCGCCGCGTACGACGCGGCCGTGCAGAAGCTGCTGCTCGGCAACGATTCGCCGCTGATCGCCGCGGGCCGCGTGGTCACCGCGCAGGCGCTGGGCGGCACGGGCGCACTGAAGATCGGCGCCGATTTCCTGCGCACCGTGAACCCGAACGTGAAGGTCGCGA is a window encoding:
- a CDS encoding 4Fe-4S binding protein; the protein is MSVVAAAKPGRLAQAGHWMQRHGALIRGIQWVVVAVYAFLIIVPAITPLPDDSAHLWSNLTLAAEFVFWGIWWPFVLLSMVMLGRVWCGVLCPEGALAEYASRFGRGRAIPRWMRWGGWPFVAFGITTIYGQMVSVYQYPLAVLLVLGGSTAAAIVIGLLYGREKRVWCKYLCPVNGVFGLLARLAPMRYKVDEEAWRRSYKNGEHGHRVIPINCAPLVPLRNMKGAAACHMCGRCSGHRDAIALSWRSPSDEVVNLGAQQANPWDTALILYGLLGVAIGAFHWTVSPWFVQIKQWLAGWLIDHDITWPLETDAPWFLLTHYPDRNDVFSWLDGGLIVGYIVGTGLVYGTALLVLLAGATLMLGRFDRVRLHHLAQALIPIAGAGVFLGLSATTLSLLRAEHVPLGWAADVRIAILIGANAWSAWLAWKVTGRYAAWPRRLAAFAWFAAALAVIDSAWWLMFWGF
- a CDS encoding FTR1 family iron permease, with translation MGQILFIVWRESVEALLVVGILYAWLKNGDADARRGLPFLWTGVVVGLLMAVGLGAALVGFTEVLSGDAQDYFQTAMVLIACVLIVQMVLWMRRHGRTLKRDMEQSLQQSTRDSNWWGVAVLVALAIAREGSETVIFLYGLGFGQSGHVDGSQMLAVVIGLGLAFLTFYLLQLGGKYFSWRHFFRVTEVMLLFLGAGLFETGVDKLIDKEILPLGISQVWDTSAILDDSGTFGSLVATLTGYRAHPALTNLIAYALYWAVVWLLMKRASRRPAVAAGRAA
- a CDS encoding cupredoxin domain-containing protein, with product MKFPQKIVAAVAAMWLAGATYAADLPTFKLEMADGKLNPARIEVPAGQRFKIEIKNTGKGAAEFESVQLRKEKVLAPGADSFVVVAPLSPGEYKFFDDFHQQAQGVIVAK
- a CDS encoding iron transporter; the protein is MLGSSFIRTSVAVAAALAAMSVCAAEYPIGKQQIQGGMEIGAVYLQPITMDPEGMMRKASDSDIHLEADIHAVKNNPTGFAEGDWMPYLQVSYKLTKQGDTKWKAEGDLMGMVASDGPHYGDNVKLNGPGKYHLTLMVKPPMQSGHMAFGRHVDKETGVGPWFKPITLEYDFPFAGIGKKGGY
- the uvrB gene encoding excinuclease ABC subunit UvrB is translated as MSEHHAEIGDTLDESKFVRFEGSPFQLYQPYPPAGDQPTAIDTLVEGVQDGLAFQTLLGVTGSGKTFTMANTIARLGRPAIVFAPNKTLAAQLYAEFREFFPRNAVEYFVSYYDYYQPEAYVPQRDLFIEKDSSINEHIEQMRLSATKSLMERRDVVIVATVSAIYGIGNPSEYHQMILTLRTGDKLGQRDVIARLIAMQYTRNEQDFQRGTFRVRGDTIDIFPAEHAEMAVRVELFDDEVETLQLFDPLTGRVRQKIPRFTVYPSSHYVTPRDTVMRAVETIKEELRERLEFFHREGKLVEAQRLEQRTRFDLEMLQELGFCKGIENYSRHFSGAAPGEPPPTLVDYLPPDALMLLDESHVLIGQLNGMYNGDRARKENLVNYGFRLPSALDNRPLKFHEFERKMRQVVFVSATPADYEQRVTGQIAEQVVRPTGLVDPEIEVRPASSQVDDVLTEINARVKAGERVLITVLTKRMAEQLTEFLADHGIKVRYLHSDIDTVERVEIIRDLRLGTFDVLVGINLLREGLDIPEVSLVAILDADKEGFLRAERSLIQTIGRAARNVNGKAILYADTMTESMKRAIGETERRRAKQIAYNEKMGITPRGVVKRIKDIIDGVYNADDARAELKEAQQRAKFEDMSEKQLAKEIKRLEKQMADYAKNLEFEKAAATRDQLALLRERVFGANVGDHVSGGR